Within Pelotomaculum schinkii, the genomic segment TATCGAGAAGCTCAATGAAATGGACGTTCGAAGTTTCCTGGGACACTTGATTGTCGAAAAGAAATTATCGCCAGGCACGGTCAATGTTTACAGTGCTTCCATTCGCTTCTTCTTCGCAGTTACGCTGAACCGGACGATGAACTATCTACAAATTCCACGCCTTAAGCGGCCTAAGAAGCTACCGGAGATTTTAACGCGGAATGAAGTTGCAGAACTAATTTCCCAGACAACGAATGCCAAACACAAAGCCCTGCTCTTAATGGCGTACGGTTCCGGCTTACGAGTCAGCGAACTTGCCAGTCTCAAAACGACGGATATTGATTCGGCATCCATGCGGGTTTTGGTGCGCGGCGGCAAAGGCCAAAAGGATCGCTATACTCTTCTGCCCGAAAGCGCTTTATTCGCGTTGCGTGACTATTGGCGCAAGTACCGCCCGAAAAGCTCAGATGGATACATTTTTCCCGGAATCAAAAATGTTGGGCATATCACAACAAGCGCAGTAGCACGAGCGATTAAAGAAGCGCTTGCCAAGACAGCTATCCAAAAGAGTGTGTCGCCGCATACCCTTCGGCACTGTTTCGCCACTCACTTATTAGAGGACGGGCTAAGTCTACTCCAAATAAAGGCTTTGCTCGGACACGCCAGCATTTCCTCAACCACGATCTATCTTCATCTGGCAAACACCACGAACGGAATAACCAGTCCGGCGGACAACATGCCTCAGAAGTTTGTGGACTGCCCATTATGATTGAAGTGCAGGACATCTTTCGGGAACATGGCGATGAATACTTGCGCCAGCATCCGCTTAATACCGTTCAAATAAAGGCATATCGCGCTATCTTGAACTGCCGGACTCATGCTTTGGGCGGGCATATAGATACATGTGACCAATGTGGCCATCAACGTATCTCTTATAATTCCTGCCGAAACAGACATTGCCCCAAATGCCAAATGCTTGCCAAAGAACAATGGATCGAAAGCCAGGAACGTTGCCTGCTTAACATTGGCTATTTCCATGTCGTGTTTACGGTGCCGAACGAATTGTATATGGTATTCCGGCAGAACCAGGAAACGATGTACACTTTATTCTTCAAAGCTGTCTCGGAAACCTTGTTAGAGTTAGGCCAAAATCCAAAATATCTCGGCGCCAAACTCGGAGTAACCGCAATTCTCCACACATGGGGGCAGAACCTTCTGTATCATCCCCACATCCATTGTGTTGTACCGGGCGGCGGGTTGACCAGCGCCGGTCATTGGAAAAACTCGCGCAAGAAGTTCTTCATTCCGGTTAAGGTATTGTCCAAGAAATTCCGGGGGAAATTTCTCGCTCTCATGCGTGCGGCTCAATTACGCTTCGATGAATCTACGAACAAACTCAATAGTTCGAGAGAATATGCCCTCTTTCTGCAGGATTTGTATAACAAGGACTGGGTAACCTATTGCAAACCGCCCTTCGGCAATACCGGCAAGGTGATTCAATATTTAAGCCGCTACACACATCGCGTGGCTATTTCCAACAATCGGATTCTGGCGCTTCAAGATGATAAAGTCACATTTAGTTGGCGGGACTATGCCGACCATAACAAGGTCAAGCAGATGACTATTACAGCCGAAGAATTTATCCGCCGCTTTATGCTCCATGTACTGCCTCGAGGATTCCGGAAGATACGACACTACGGACTTTTGGCTTCCGGAGGGAAAACCAAACGGATACAGTTATGCCGGCAACTTACGAATACACCTTTTAGCATATTCTCTAAGCCGCGTTCATTATTCGAAATCCTCATTGACAAGTTCAATGATACATTTCGTAAATGTCCCTGCTGCAGAATAGGAATGATGATACGCGCATCTCCTCTTCCGTAAAAACAAATTCCTTATACAAAAAAGCCCCTTCTATGGGGGAGGGGGAAACTATGCCCATCGACAGGCGAATTTCCCAATAATGACCCTGTTCTTTGACTGAGATTTCGCCCCATAACATCGGAACCCTTTTAGCGCCAGAAATTCTGCAACTTATACAGTTCCTTTTTCCCCATAGCACCTACCGACATCGGCGGTTCCGTTCAATCAAATTATCTGAAGCCCTACGTAGCCTCTGCTTACATGGGGTTTCTTTTTTGGGCTTCAGATAATTTGCTATTCATTATGATAACAAATGAAACCTGTTCGTTTAACCGTAAAAAAACCGGGTAAATCCGTCATTGCGGACCTACCCGGCAGTATTTACAACATATTTTTTTCACTATGAAACCATATTGGGTAAAAAAGTAACAATCTGCGGGAAGACCAGTAATATAGCCAAACATATGATGATCGCCCACAGATAAGGCCATATACCCTTAAAAATTACTTCCAGGGGTATCTCGGGAACGATCCCTTTGAGAATATAAACGTTCATGCCCACCGGCGGTGTAATGACGCCCATGGCCACCACCAAAACAATGATCACTCCGAACCAGATAGGGTCGTAGCCAAGTGTATTGATCGCAATAGGATAAAAGATGGGTATGGTCAGCAGAATCATGGCCAGCGCGTCGATAAAACATCCCAGAATCAAATAGATCAGCAAGATAATTGCCATCACGGCAAAAGGCGGCAGGGGGAGGGCGCCGGCCCATTGCGCCACCTCAAAGGGAAGCCTGCTGATCGCCATGAGGCGGCCGAAAATCATGGCCCCGGCTATCAGCAGCATAATCATGGCGGTGGTCCGCGTAGCGTCCATCAAAGACTTTTGAAAACCTTCCCGGGTGATGCTCCTTTTCAGGAGAGCCACACCCAAGACGCCTGCCGCGCCTACAGCGCCCGCTTCCGTAGGAGTGAACCAGCCGGCAAACAGACCGCCCATGGAGACAGCAAAGATCACCAGGACCTCGCCCAGTCCCCCGCGCAGCGCCTCTAACTTTTCTTTCCAATCCGCTTTGGGGCCGGGAGGCGCCAGAGCCGGGTTGCGGCCTGCCACTAGATAGATGACACCCATGTATAGCAGCATTAGGAGGATGCCGGGCACTATACCGGCGATAAAAAGCCTGCCGATGGATTGTTCCGTCGCCATGCCGTAAACGATAAAAATGACACTTGGCGGAATCAGGACCCCCAGGACTCCGCCGGCGGCGACACTGGCCGTAGCCAGCGATGGATCATATTTGTACTTTTTCATCTCCGGCAAGGCAATGGCGC encodes:
- a CDS encoding IS91 family transposase; the encoded protein is MIEVQDIFREHGDEYLRQHPLNTVQIKAYRAILNCRTHALGGHIDTCDQCGHQRISYNSCRNRHCPKCQMLAKEQWIESQERCLLNIGYFHVVFTVPNELYMVFRQNQETMYTLFFKAVSETLLELGQNPKYLGAKLGVTAILHTWGQNLLYHPHIHCVVPGGGLTSAGHWKNSRKKFFIPVKVLSKKFRGKFLALMRAAQLRFDESTNKLNSSREYALFLQDLYNKDWVTYCKPPFGNTGKVIQYLSRYTHRVAISNNRILALQDDKVTFSWRDYADHNKVKQMTITAEEFIRRFMLHVLPRGFRKIRHYGLLASGGKTKRIQLCRQLTNTPFSIFSKPRSLFEILIDKFNDTFRKCPCCRIGMMIRASPLP
- a CDS encoding TRAP transporter large permease, which produces MSPLSIGLLSIIGFFGLLILRVPIAYAMALVGFAGFGYLASPAAAFSMVTKEVYSTFSSYSLGVIAMFVWMGFLAYYSGIGSRLFVFAYKLIGHYPGGLAIATQAACAVFGAICGSNTATAATIGAIALPEMKKYKYDPSLATASVAAGGVLGVLIPPSVIFIVYGMATEQSIGRLFIAGIVPGILLMLLYMGVIYLVAGRNPALAPPGPKADWKEKLEALRGGLGEVLVIFAVSMGGLFAGWFTPTEAGAVGAAGVLGVALLKRSITREGFQKSLMDATRTTAMIMLLIAGAMIFGRLMAISRLPFEVAQWAGALPLPPFAVMAIILLIYLILGCFIDALAMILLTIPIFYPIAINTLGYDPIWFGVIIVLVVAMGVITPPVGMNVYILKGIVPEIPLEVIFKGIWPYLWAIIICLAILLVFPQIVTFLPNMVS
- a CDS encoding tyrosine-type recombinase/integrase; its protein translation is MMTNRQALQRLKADIQLRGLSRNTLDSYTTHVGIFLNHFKKPIEKLNEMDVRSFLGHLIVEKKLSPGTVNVYSASIRFFFAVTLNRTMNYLQIPRLKRPKKLPEILTRNEVAELISQTTNAKHKALLLMAYGSGLRVSELASLKTTDIDSASMRVLVRGGKGQKDRYTLLPESALFALRDYWRKYRPKSSDGYIFPGIKNVGHITTSAVARAIKEALAKTAIQKSVSPHTLRHCFATHLLEDGLSLLQIKALLGHASISSTTIYLHLANTTNGITSPADNMPQKFVDCPL